The Glycine soja cultivar W05 chromosome 6, ASM419377v2, whole genome shotgun sequence genome has a window encoding:
- the LOC114416470 gene encoding rac-like GTP-binding protein ARAC8, whose translation MASATAPRFIKCVTVGDGAVGKTCMLICYTSNKFPTDYIPTVFDNFSANVVVEGITVNLGLWDTAGQEDYNRLRPLSYRGADVFVLAFSLVSRASYENVLKKWIPELQHFAPGIPLVLVGTKLDLREDKHYMADHPSLVPVTTDQGEELRKHIGATYYIECSSKTQQNVKAVFDAAIRMVIKPPQKQNEKRKKKPRGCFLNVLCRRNIVRLK comes from the exons ATGGCTTCCGCAACTGCCCCAAGATTCATCAAGTGCGTGACCGTTGGTGATGGAGCTGTAGGGAAGACCTGCATGCTCATTTGCTATACCAGCAACAAATTCCCCACG GACTATATCCCCACTGTGTTTGATAATTTCAGTGCAAATGTGGTTGTTGAAGGCATAACTGTCAACTTAGGCCTTTGGGATACAGCTG GGCAAGAGGATTACAACAGGCTGAGGCCCTTGAGCTACAGGGGGGCAGATGTCTTTGTCTTGGCTTTTTCTTTAGTTAGTCGCGCGAGCTATGAGAATGTGCTGAAGAAG TGGATCCCTGAACTCCAGCATTTTGCCCCTGGCATCCCGTTGGTGTTAGTTGGCACCAAATTGG ATCTACGAGAAGACAAGCACTACATGGCTGATCATCCCAGCTTGGTGCCAGTGACTACTGATCAA GGTGAGGAACTCCGTAAACACATTGGAGCTACCTACTATATTGAGTGCAGCTCAAAAACTCAGCAG AATGTGAAGGCAGTTTTTGATGCTGCTATTAGAATGGTCATCAAGCCTCCACAAAAGCAAaacgagaaaagaaagaaaaaaccacGTGGCTGTTTCCT